One Chitinophagales bacterium genomic window carries:
- the oxyR gene encoding transcriptional regulator, translating to MTLTQLEYLIAVERLGNFSEAAKNCFVTQPTLSMQIKKLEDELGVVIFKRGKQPVEPTEIGKKILQQAKQILKEKERLHILLQMERGEYIGSLRVAVIPTISSYLLPLILSNFVRRYPDVELIIDEVTTDEVINGLEKGIFDLGIIALRSTHDTLLSETLYYEPFVAFLPPGHKLLAKERLNQKDLDVSDFLLLKEGHCLREQTLLVCKSNGHESKEKSCRIVFESGNLETLIKLVDQNFGMTLVPYLALQYLKDKRKLNQIREFNPPVPKREVGFVYLPTFIKTHLLQALKEEILKAVPAELLKDNGGLIVH from the coding sequence ATGACCCTTACCCAGCTTGAATATCTGATAGCCGTAGAACGATTGGGCAACTTTTCAGAGGCTGCCAAAAACTGTTTTGTTACGCAGCCGACATTAAGCATGCAGATAAAAAAGCTGGAAGACGAGCTGGGTGTGGTGATTTTCAAGCGAGGGAAACAGCCGGTAGAACCCACTGAAATCGGAAAAAAGATACTGCAGCAGGCTAAACAAATTCTGAAGGAGAAAGAAAGGCTGCATATTCTGCTTCAAATGGAAAGAGGGGAATATATCGGATCCCTGCGGGTGGCGGTGATTCCCACTATTTCTTCCTATCTGCTGCCGCTCATTCTCAGCAACTTTGTTCGCAGGTACCCTGATGTGGAGCTGATAATAGATGAAGTGACCACTGACGAAGTCATCAATGGCCTGGAAAAAGGGATTTTTGATTTGGGGATCATTGCGCTGCGCTCCACCCACGATACCTTGTTATCCGAAACCTTATACTATGAACCTTTTGTCGCCTTTCTTCCTCCGGGGCATAAGCTGCTGGCAAAAGAAAGACTAAATCAGAAAGATCTGGACGTGAGCGACTTCCTGCTGCTGAAAGAGGGTCATTGCCTGCGGGAGCAGACGCTTTTGGTATGCAAAAGCAATGGGCACGAGTCGAAGGAAAAAAGCTGCCGGATTGTTTTTGAAAGCGGAAATCTTGAAACACTTATAAAGCTGGTAGATCAGAACTTCGGGATGACGCTGGTGCCTTATCTGGCGCTGCAGTATCTTAAAGACAAAAGAAAGCTTAATCAGATTAGAGAATTTAATCCTCCTGTGCCCAAAAGAGAAGTAGGGTTTGTTTATCTGCCTACCTTTATCAAGACCCACCTGCTG